In Saccharicrinis fermentans DSM 9555 = JCM 21142, a genomic segment contains:
- a CDS encoding sialate O-acetylesterase yields the protein MFSQDQNFHIYLCLGQSNMQGSATVEAQDKVVMPRFKMMATTDCSEKGRKVGQWYQAVPPLSQCWAGLSPADYFGRTMAACTPDSITVGVINVAIGGSDIRLFNKDLYKAYTNTYPEQWFADQINAYGGNPYERLVKMAKKAQRTGVIKGILLHQGETNERDSNWPLYVKAVYENLLHDLSLSADDVPLLAGEVVHADQGGKCSSMNYIINTLPFYVPTAFVISSSGCSVREDNVHFNSAGVRKLGRRYAVEMLSILGY from the coding sequence ATGTTTTCACAAGACCAAAATTTTCATATTTATTTGTGTCTGGGGCAATCTAATATGCAGGGTTCAGCCACTGTTGAAGCCCAAGATAAAGTTGTGATGCCACGGTTTAAAATGATGGCCACCACGGATTGTTCAGAGAAAGGGAGAAAAGTTGGACAGTGGTATCAAGCTGTGCCTCCATTAAGCCAATGTTGGGCAGGTCTTTCTCCGGCTGACTATTTTGGAAGAACGATGGCGGCTTGTACTCCAGATAGTATTACTGTGGGAGTGATTAATGTAGCCATCGGGGGCTCAGATATTCGTTTGTTTAATAAGGATTTGTACAAAGCATATACAAATACTTACCCTGAGCAATGGTTTGCAGATCAGATAAATGCCTATGGAGGAAACCCATATGAGCGCTTGGTCAAAATGGCTAAAAAAGCGCAGAGGACTGGTGTGATTAAAGGAATATTGTTGCATCAAGGCGAGACCAATGAACGAGATTCCAATTGGCCTTTGTATGTCAAGGCTGTTTATGAAAATTTACTGCACGATCTGTCTTTAAGTGCCGACGATGTGCCATTGCTGGCAGGAGAGGTGGTTCATGCCGATCAGGGAGGTAAGTGTTCTAGTATGAATTATATTATTAATACCTTGCCATTTTATGTGCCAACAGCATTTGTTATTTCATCCAGCGGTTGCAGTGTAAGAGAGGATAACGTGCACTTTAATTCAGCTGGAGTGAGAAAGTTAGGGAGGAGATATGCGGTGGAAATGCTTTCTATTCTGGGATATTAA